The genomic region AACTTTAGCTTTCTCAATAATGCCAGGGAAAACGGCTGTAATCCTGGGGACGTTTTTCAAGAAAGGCATCGCGGCCCTCTTGGGCTTCATCGGTGCCATAGGCCAGACGGGTGGCTTCACCGGCAAAGATTTGCTGGCCCACCAGGCCATCGTCGATCAGATTGAAGCCAAATTTGAGCATGCGCATGGCCGTGGGCGATTTGTGGTTGATCAGGTGGGCCCATTCCAAGGCCACGGTTTCGAGTTCAGCATGGGGCACCACCTTATTGACCATGCCCATTTCAAAGGCTTCACGGGCGGTATAGTCCAGCCCCAGAAAAAACACCTCGCGGGCCCGTTTCTGACCACATTGACGGGCCAGATAGGCCGAACCATAGCCCGAATCAAAACTGGCAACGTCCGGGTCGGTCTGCTTGAAGCGGGCATGTTCTTCAGAGGCCAGGGTTAAATCACAGACCACATGCAGACTGTGGCCGCCGCCCACAGCCCAACCGGGCACCACGGCGATCACGATTTTGGGCATAAAGCGGATCAGACGCTGCACTTCGAGAATATGCAAGCGTCCCAGACGGGCGGGATCGATACTGCCCGGATCACCTTCGTATTTATAGCCATCTTTGCCGCGAATGCGCTGATCCCCCCCCGAACAGAAAGCCCAGCCGCCATCTTTGGGTGAGGGGCCATTGCCTGTTAACAGCACAGACCCCACATCGCTCCACTGGCGGGCATGCTCCAAGGCGCGGTAGAGTTCATCCACCGTATGGGGGCGAAAGGCATTGCGCACTTCGGGGCGGTTAAAGGCAATTCTGACCGTGCCCTGTTCGCGGGCGCGGTGATAGGTAATATCTGTAAAATCAAAGCCGGGCACAGTTTCCCAAGCCTGGGGGTCAAAAATCGGGGAGATCGTCTG from bacterium (Candidatus Blackallbacteria) CG13_big_fil_rev_8_21_14_2_50_49_14 harbors:
- a CDS encoding 1,4-dihydroxy-2-naphthoyl-CoA synthase (catalyzes the formation of 1,4-dihydroxy-2-naphthoate from O-succinylbenzoyl-CoA) — its product is MSQTISPIFDPQAWETVPGFDFTDITYHRAREQGTVRIAFNRPEVRNAFRPHTVDELYRALEHARQWSDVGSVLLTGNGPSPKDGGWAFCSGGDQRIRGKDGYKYEGDPGSIDPARLGRLHILEVQRLIRFMPKIVIAVVPGWAVGGGHSLHVVCDLTLASEEHARFKQTDPDVASFDSGYGSAYLARQCGQKRAREVFFLGLDYTAREAFEMGMVNKVVPHAELETVALEWAHLINHKSPTAMRMLKFGFNLIDDGLVGQQIFAGEATRLAYGTDEAQEGRDAFLEKRPQDYSRFPWHY